In a single window of the candidate division WOR-3 bacterium genome:
- a CDS encoding FAD:protein FMN transferase: MRRMSARRPRSAAPRRPYLVAWSALLVALAAGLLLPSCRQGKTDVRKQTRLMMDTYVTIQATGPAQTADKAIAAAFGRLEEISHKFNFLDSTSPVYAFNVNNTPLTDPEVVEVVKAAVAVSEVSGGAFDITIKPLVELWGFYGDRQAVPSQRSIDSCLKLVGYRNLVLEPGRVTKLRPDVAIDLGGIAKGYGLAEAARVLRQEGVDSALIDLGGDVYAMGKKGGKNWKVGIRSPRSDGLVGLIAASNLAVVTSGDYERFFWGPPRDTLQNAAAGSGQVPAESVRYCHIIDPATGWPQRGTISTTIVMRDPLTAQGWSKILFLRGVAALPLVEKTGGMEAILINDSMRAFCTPGLASALDSTLLQGIATSPAGR; encoded by the coding sequence ATGCGTCGTATGAGCGCTCGCCGCCCGCGGTCTGCTGCGCCTCGCAGGCCGTACCTGGTGGCGTGGAGCGCTCTTTTGGTAGCCCTGGCGGCAGGCCTTCTGCTTCCCTCCTGCCGCCAGGGCAAGACCGATGTCCGCAAGCAGACCCGGCTGATGATGGACACTTACGTCACGATCCAGGCGACGGGTCCGGCGCAGACTGCGGACAAGGCAATTGCGGCCGCCTTCGGACGGCTGGAGGAGATATCTCACAAGTTCAACTTCCTGGACTCGACCAGCCCGGTCTACGCCTTCAACGTCAACAACACGCCCCTTACCGACCCGGAGGTGGTCGAGGTCGTCAAGGCTGCGGTCGCGGTGAGCGAAGTCTCGGGAGGCGCATTTGACATCACCATCAAGCCGCTGGTGGAGCTGTGGGGTTTCTACGGCGACCGCCAGGCAGTACCTTCTCAGCGGTCGATAGACTCCTGTCTCAAGCTCGTCGGCTACAGGAATCTCGTACTCGAACCGGGCCGGGTAACCAAACTCCGGCCGGATGTTGCCATCGACCTGGGCGGCATCGCCAAGGGCTACGGCCTCGCCGAAGCGGCGCGCGTGCTGCGGCAGGAGGGCGTCGATTCCGCGCTCATCGACCTCGGCGGCGACGTCTACGCCATGGGCAAGAAGGGCGGCAAGAACTGGAAGGTCGGCATCCGTTCACCCCGAAGCGACGGTCTTGTCGGGCTGATCGCGGCATCGAACCTGGCGGTCGTCACTTCCGGTGACTACGAGCGTTTCTTCTGGGGCCCGCCTCGGGACACGCTCCAGAACGCCGCGGCGGGTTCCGGTCAGGTCCCCGCGGAGAGCGTTCGCTATTGCCACATAATCGACCCGGCAACGGGCTGGCCCCAGCGGGGCACGATAAGCACGACCATCGTGATGCGTGATCCGCTGACGGCGCAAGGCTGGTCCAAGATACTATTCCTCCGTGGTGTGGCCGCCCTGCCGTTGGTCGAGAAGACCGGCGGCATGGAAGCGATATTGATCAACGATAGTATGCGAGCATTCTGCACGCCCGGCCTGGCCAGCGCCCTGGACAGCACGCTATTGCAGGGAATAGCCACTTCCCCTGCCGGTCGGTGA
- a CDS encoding FMN-binding protein, whose product MKRYGWLITALLLVVFAGPAGAVVLLNHDAALKAMFPDAGKVLPEATALTAEQIAAVKAVCGGKWTMYPAGAKTDDVAVNDTVTFYFGTKDGKKTGVAVMEMQPGKWGPVHYIVALDLTGKVTNMAVMSYVEQRGRPISTRRFLEQFIGKTSKSALSVGKDVDAVSGATISSRATAFAVKKAIALYEAVYLAPEQ is encoded by the coding sequence GTGAAGAGATATGGATGGTTGATTACGGCGCTACTGCTGGTCGTGTTTGCCGGCCCGGCCGGCGCGGTGGTACTTCTGAACCACGACGCGGCGCTGAAGGCAATGTTCCCCGACGCCGGCAAGGTCCTGCCCGAGGCCACGGCACTAACCGCCGAACAGATCGCGGCGGTCAAGGCCGTCTGCGGCGGCAAGTGGACGATGTACCCGGCCGGGGCGAAGACCGACGATGTCGCGGTGAACGACACGGTGACGTTCTACTTCGGCACGAAGGACGGGAAAAAGACCGGCGTTGCCGTAATGGAGATGCAGCCCGGCAAGTGGGGCCCGGTGCACTACATCGTCGCACTTGACCTGACGGGCAAAGTCACGAACATGGCTGTGATGTCCTACGTCGAGCAGCGCGGCCGGCCGATATCGACCCGGCGTTTCCTCGAGCAGTTCATCGGCAAGACCAGCAAGAGCGCGCTGTCCGTCGGCAAGGACGTCGATGCCGTGTCCGGCGCGACCATCTCTTCGCGCGCGACCGCCTTCGCGGTCAAGAAAGCAATCGCCCTCTACGAGGCGGTCTACCTCGCGCCGGAGCAGTAG